In Desulfovibrio desulfuricans DSM 642, the sequence ATATTGACCCCACACGCGTCAGCACCGGTTGGGTGATGGATTTTTGCGCCCAGACTCTGCGTAACGTGATTATCGGTATGGAAGGCGACGGCAGGCGCAACGATGGCTTTATGATGCGCTCGCACTTTGACATCACCGTTGCTTCCGAGGTTATGTCCATCCTTTCCGTGGCGCGCGATCTGGCCGATCTGCGGCAGCGCATGGGCCGCATGGTGCTTGCCCTTGACCGTAATGGCAGGCCCGTGACCACCGCCGACCTTGAAGTGGACGGTGCCATGACCGCCTGGCTGGTGGAGGCCATCAAGCCCAACCTTATCCAGACCATCGAGGGCCAGCCCGTGCTGGTGCATACTGGTCCCTTCGGCAACATCGCTCTGGGACAGAGTTCGGTTATTGCCGACAGGGTGGGTCTGAAGCTTGGCGACATCCACGTGACCGAATCCGGCTTTGCCGCAGAAATGGGCTACGAAAAATTCTGGAACCTCAAGTGCCGTTACAGCGGCCTTGCGCCTGACGCGGCAGTGATCGTGGCGACAGTGCGGGCGCTCAAGCACCACGGCGGCGCGCCGCAGCCCCGCCCCGGTCAGCCCCTGCCCGAAGAATATCTGCGGGAAGATGTGGGTCTGGTGGAGGCCGGCTGCGTCAACCTGCTGCACCACATCGGCATTGTGCGCCGTTCCGGTGTGCCCTCTGTGGTGTGCATCAACAAGTTTTATACCGACAAACCCGCCGAAATTGACGCTATTCGCCGTATCTGCGAAAAGGCGGGGGCTAGCGTGGCTGTTTCTGAACACTGGGAAAAAGGCGGCGAAGGCGCGCTTGAACTGGCAGATGCCGTCATGGACGCCTGCAATTCGCCCAAGCGGAACTTCCGCCCGCTCTACGACTGGAAGCTGCCCATTGCCGAGCGCATTGTCTGCATCGCCCGCGAGGTTTACGGCGCTGATGGCGTGGATTTTGAACCTATGGCCGCCCAGCGCCTCAAGGCGCTTCAGGAACGCCCCGATGCGGACGAGCTTGGCGTGTGCATGGTCAAAACCCAGTATTCGCTTTCGGATGACGCCAAGCGCAAGGGCGTGCCTTCATCCTGGCGGCTGCATGTGCGCGATGTGCTGCTTTTTGGCGGCGCTGGCCTTGTGGCTCCGGTGGCGGGCGACATCAGCCTTATGCCCGGTACTGGCTCCCGGCCCTCCTTCCGCAACATAGATGTGGATGTGGCAACAGGGCGTGTAACCGGCGTGTTCTAGACGAGCAATACAATAAAAGCGTTATCCGGTCTGTTGGTTGGCCGGATAACGCTTTTATTGCCTTTCATAAGCAAAAAAATTTTTTTCTGAAATATTTTTCCAACCTGCTCTATTCATAGTTGATAGTATTACCAAATATCAGATATGCCGGTTTTTGCCGCTTGAAAAAAATTACAGATGACATAGGGTTAGCACTATAAAACACCGTATTGATCCATCAGGAGGATCGCATGGAAGTAGTGCTCAGAGGCGTGCGCGGCAGCATTGCCGTGCCAGCTCCGGCCATGTCGTTTTACGGTGGCAACACCTCTTGCGTTGAACTGCGTTCCGACAACGGGGCGCTCATCTTTTTCGATGCTGGCACCGGTCTGCGGCAGGCTGGCGAAAACCTGCCGGAAAGCGGCACCTGCCATCTTTTTATTTCGCACGGGCATACAGACCACATCCAGGGGCTGGGGTTCTTTCCGCCCCTGCATTCCCCCCGCTGGACAACCCACATCTATATTCCTGTCTGGCTTGAGGACGTGCTGGACAATCACTTTGCCCACGGCATGTTCCCCATACCATTCAGCGACTTTGCCGGAAACGTTGTGCGGCACAGCCTTGAACCCGGTGACCTGGTGCATCCCGCCGATGGCGTCGCGGTTGCGGCCATAGCGGCCAACCATCCCGGCGGCGCGCTTGCCTACAGGGTTTGCGCCGACAATGCCATTTTTGTGTACTCCGGCGATTATGAAATCACCCGCGCCCATGAAGTGCAGCAGGCGGCGCGCGAACTGCTTGAAGGCGCGGATCTGGCTGTTGTGGACAGCATGTACAGCAAGGCCAGTTATATTGAAGGCTGGGGGCATTCCCGCTGGGAAGACTGGCGTGATCTGGGCCATGCTGCCGGGTTGGGCTGTATTGTACTTTCACACCATGCGCCGGATATGAGGGACGCGCAGATAGACGCACTACAGCGCGAGGCCTTGCACAGTTGCCAGATGAGCGGGCAGCGCCTGTGCTTTGCGCGTGAGGGCATGCGGTTCAGCCTGCCCATGCCCAGGCAGCAGGCCTGTGGGGAATGCGGTCTGGTTCAGTTCAGCGACTGGCTCGACAGATTTCTGGACGACCTTTCGCAGTATCAGGACGAAAACACGCTGCTCGACCGCATACTCGCCAAATCCCGAGAGATCACGCGGGCTGATGCCGGAACCATTTTTCTTGTTGATGGGGAAGATCTGCTCTTTGCCTATACGCACAACGACAGTCTGTTTTCTGTAAACACTGCCTCAAAGTTCGCCTATTCCTCGGCGCGCCTGCCCATCAATCCCCATTCCATTGCGGGCTATGCGGCCTGCACGGGCGAAATGCTCAATATTGTGGATGTGCGCGCCTTGCCGAAGGATTTGTCGTTTTCGTTCCGCGATGATTTTGACAATGCCACGGGATACCACACGGAATCCATGCTCGTGGTGCCTTTTCACGACCACGCGGGGCACATCTCGGGTGTGATGCAGCTCATCAACAGCCTTGATCCGCGCACGGGCAAGCCCCGCAAGTTCACGCACGACATGGAGCGGCACATACGGGTGCTGGCCCGCGAAATCGCCAATATCCTTGAACGCAGCCATCTGGTGCGGGCAAGCATCAACAGGCTTGTGCGGCTGGCCTCCGTGCATGACCCGCTCGAAACTGGCCCCCATGCCGAGCGCGTGGGCGCCATTGCCGCAGAAATGTATCAGGTGCGGGCCAACCGCCTGTGCCTTGACCCGGACGTGACCCTGCACGTCAAAAGCCAGATACGCCTTGCCGCCATGCTGCACGACATAGGCAAGGTGGGCGTGAGCGATCTGCTGCTGAAAAAGCCGGGTAAGCTCTCTGATGAAGAAATGGCCGTCATGCGGTCGCATACGATTATTGGCTCGGGTATTCTGGAGGCAGAGGCTCAGAGCGGCGGATTCATGATCTTTGCCTGCGAGATAGCCCACCATCACCACCAGAAATGGAACGGCAAGGGCTATGCAGGCCCAAGCGACGCGGGCAGGCTGGAAGGGGAGGATATCCCCCTCGCGGCACGTATAACCGCCATTGCCGATGTGTTTGACGCGCTGGTTTCCCCGCGTTCGTACAAGGCAGCATGGCCGCACGAAAAGGCTCTTGCCCTCTTGCGCGAGGAGGCGGGCAGCCATTTTGACCCCCAGCTTGTGGAATGCCTTGAAGAAATCATGGACGTTGTCGCCAAAATCTATGAACGCTTTCCTGATGCGGAGCCGGAACAGGCAAAACGCGATACTGCTTCATGAACATTGCAGATGCCCTGAAACGGCTGCTACGGCAGCCGTGGCTTTTCACCGCCCTTGTGGGGCTGTGCGGGGGCCTTGCCATGCTGGCTCTGTATGTTGTGCAGCCTGTGGCACTGCAACGCCTTGATCTGAGAATTTACGATGCACTGCTGCCTCTGCGGCGGCAAAGCGAGCCTTCTCCGGTACCCCTTGTTGTCGATATAGACGAGGAATCCCTGGCCCGGTACGGGCAGTGGCCCTGGCCCCGGTATCTGGTTGCCGACCTTGTAGACAGGCTGGCGCAAAACGGCGCTGCATCCATCGGGCTGGATATCATGTTTGCAGAGCCGGACAGAACCTCGCCCGCGAGCATGCGCGAGGGGCTTTATCGAGACAGGGGCGTGACGCTAGAAATTGTGGGCCTGCCTTCATATCTTGGGGATTTTGATACCTTGCTTGCCGCCTCCGTGCGCGCCGCGCCCGTGGTGCTGGGCGCGTTTGCCCGCTATGCGGGCGAGCCGTATTCCGGCCCCATGCCACAGCCTCCGGCCATGATAGCGCGGGGCGGCAAGGACGCCCCCCCATTCGATGCCTATTTGCCGACAGCCCTTGGTGCAGTTTTGCCCCTGCCGCAGCTTTTTACCGAGGCCCCCGTGGGTTTTGTGAATGTGTCGCCCGATGCTGATGGCCTTGTGCGGCAGGTTCCGCTGCTCCTCAGGCTTGGCGATGCCGTTTACCCCTCGCTGGCCTTGCAGGCCCTCATGCGCGCGCTGGGAGCTGATGCCCTGCGGCTTTACACAGGGCCGGACGGGCTTTTCAGCGTGGCGGCGGGGGAGTTCAAAATTCCGGTTTCGCGCGAGGGCTATATGCTGGTTCCCTTTCAGGGGGGGCGGCATACCTATCGGTATATCAGCGCCGCCAAGGTGCTGGATGGCAGTGCAAAGCGGGCTGATATTGACGGTTGCATTGTTTTTGTGGGCACGTCCGCACCCGGTCTGGCCGACATCCGCGCAACGCCCTTTGACAGGGTGATGCCGGGGGTGGAGGTGCATGCGGCGGCCATAGACGCCATGATCGGCGGCAATTTTGTGCAGTCGCCATCCTGGGGGCCGGGTGCACAGGCGCTGATAATCGCCTTTGTGGCCTGCGCGGCAACGCTTGCCTTTGGCTTTGCCGGGCCGCGCGTATATGTGCCGTCCTCTCTGGCGCTGATGGGCGCTACGCTTGTGGCCTCACGCCAGCTGTTTATGGGCGGCCTCTTTCTCTCGCCCCTCTATGGTCTGCTCACCACCCTGCTGTGCGGCGGCTTGCTGCTGAGTGTGCGCTTCTGGCAGGAGGAAAAGCAGAAAATCGTTCTGCGCCGTGCGTTTTCGCGCTATGTATCGCCGGAAGTGGTCAAGCGGATCAGCAATCGGCAGGGCGATCTGCTGGCTGGCGAAAACCGTGAGCTTTCCATCCTGTTCACGGATATTCGGGGTTTTACAAGCCTTTCCGAAACGCTTTCACCGCAGGATGTGGTGCAACTGCTGAACCGTTATTTTACGCCCATGACGGCCATTGTGCGCAGTCGGCAGGGAACGCTGGACAAGTTCATCGGTGATGCGCTCATGGCCTTCTGGAACGCGCCCCTTGATGTGCCGGGCCATCCTGCGCTGGCGGTGGATGCCGCCCTGAGCATGCAGGAACAGCTTGAGGCGCTGAACGGCGAAATTGAGGCGAGCTTTGGCATACGCCTTGCGATGGGCGCGGGCATTCACACCGGTCAGGCCTATGTGGGCAACATGGGGTCGGACGATCTCATCAACTACACCCTCATAGGCGATAATGTGAATCTTGCCTCGCGCCTTGAGGGGCTGTGCAAACGCTATGGCGCGCCTGTGGTAGTGAGCGGGGACACCAGGGAAGGCTGCGGGGATGCCTTTGCCTTTGTTCATCTTGACGTGCTGCGCGTGAAGGGCAAGACGAGGCCTGTCAGCATCTACTGGCCCATGAGGCAGGGTATGGATGGAATTTTTCAGGCAGCCATGCCGCAGTGGAGCGCAGCGCGCGCACTGTATGAAAAGGGGGATTTTGCCAAGGCCGCGGCTGGCTTTGCCGTGCTGACCAAAAGTTATCCCTCGATACGTCTGTTTGGTCTGTATCATGAACGCACGCTTATGCTTGCGCAGAATCCGCCTGCCCGGTGGGACGGCATCTGGACAATGGAAGGTAAGTAGAAACATCCTGTTGATGTGGGGGGAACAATGATTCGTTCAATGCTGGGGCGCGGAGCTTTGGCCCTGTGCCTGACTTTGCTGGCCGGGGGCGTATGCACGGCCAAGGATGTGGGACAGGTTATTTCCTTCAAGGCAGGCGTTACTGCTCAAAGGGATGGACAGGCCGTGGCGCTGGACATGAAAAGCGCGGTTGGGAATCAGGATACGCTGACTACAGACTCCACAGGCCGCGCGCAGATTCTTTTTGACGACGACACTACCGTGGCGCTTGGTTCCAACACGTCCCTGAGCCTTGAAACTGTGGTTGCAGAAGGCGCTAACCCCGCTTTCAAGGCCAGAATGGGGCAGGGCGTGGCCCGCTTTATCACGGGCAAGATTGTGGAAAAAAATCCTGATGGATTTTCAGTGGTTACGCCAGATGCTACCGTAGGCATCCGCGGCACCATCTTTGCCGTTCAGGTGGGCAACGGCACCACAACCGTATTTGTAACCAACACCACCAAGCAGGTTTTTGTTAACGGCGTGCTGGTGCCGACAGGTTTCAAGATCACCCTGCCGCAGGGCGCGCCTACCCCCATGACGCCAGCAGACCATAACCTGGTGTCTGGCAGCGTGGCGGCCAACAGCCCCGCCTCTGGCGCGACAGCGCAGCTGGCACCACCGTCACCCATTGCGGGGAATCCTATTACGCCCACAACGCTGGCGCAGACGCCCATTGTATCGCAGGCGCTGGGCGAGGGCTTCCGGCAGACGGGCAACGCCAATGTGTCTGGTACGCTGACCAATGAAGTGTACTCAGGATCGTTCAGTTTTCTGGTCAATCTGACAAGCGGCGCCGTAAGCAACGGCGTCATGCAGTCTGGCAATTCGGACACGCCTATGGCAATGACGGGCGGCAGGGGAAGCATCAGCGGCTCAAGCCTGAATGTTAGCGGATTCACGGCGGATGATTATTCCGGATCCATGAACGGCGCCGCCGCCCGCAACGCATCTGGGCTGTCTGTTTCAGGCGGCTACAAGATCACTGATAACAGTGATGGCAGCTTGAGGGAATCTGGTTCATTTTCCGGCAAGCAACGATAGGTTGAGCCAGCAATGATACGTAATCCATTCCACCTGTTGCCCTGTTGCTGTAGGTTCGCGCTTGTGCCCCTGTGCATGCTTTTACTGGTCAGTACCGCCATCGCCGCAGATGATTCCCCCGCACTGCGCACGGCGGTGGGATCTGCCAAGGTTGATGCTGCTGCCCTCATGCAACAGGGCAAATATGCTTCCGCATACGACATGTACATGCGCCTGCTGCGTGAAGCGCCGGACGATGATGAAATCAACCTTAATCTGGCGCGCAGCTCCATGCGCTGCGGGCGGTACAATCAGGCTGTAATGGCCTATGAGCGCCTTACGGAAAAATATCCATCGGAGCCTGTACTCTACAGCGAACTGGCGCAGGCCTACATGGCGCTTGAAGACCGCGCCAGCGCGGAGCGAGCCATGGCAACCATGCGGTCGCTGAATCCCAATATCAGCAAGGCTGATAATGACCGACTGCTAGATTCGCTTGAAAAGCGTTACGATCATTGGCAGGTGCACGGCAAACTCCGCACTGGTCTGCTGTATGACTCCAACGCCACATTTGGCCCTTCAAGCACAACCATGGATTTGGGTACGTGGCGTGTCAGCCTGCCGGATTCGGAAGCCAAGGGCACCTTTGGCGCGTATCTTGGGGCAAACCTTGATGTGGGCTGGAAGGCCGAGCGGGATACGCCCTGGTGGATTGTGGGCGATGCGCAGGGCCTGGCGCGCGGCAATGGAGATTCATCGCTTGATGATGTGCACAGCCGCACTACAGAATGGGGCAGGGCGGCTGTGGGCCTTCGCCATCTCACGCCCACAACCATGTTTGATCTGCGCCTTAAGAGCGAAGTTTTTGATTATCAGTGGTACCAGAATGTCACGGCATCCGGCCCGGAAGCCACATGGCTTTGGGCGGTCTCGCCGTCATGGCATCTCATTACGCGTGGTACGCTGGATTCGCGGGCATACTCCAGGGACGGCGACCGCAACGGCGCGTACTGGACACTGGGCCAGTATGTGCGACGTTTTTTTGGCGAGAGCAACCATGAAATCATGGTCGGCTTGAGTTATGTGGGCGGCAACACGCCGGAAAAGGCCGATTACTGCTACACCGGATGGGAAGCCAGCGCCCGCCTGGTGCTCAAGCTGCCCAAGGACTTTGAACTCGCCCCCTTTGTTTCCTTTGAAAACGACTGGTACAACGGCCCGGCAACGGCACTTGAAACATCCAGCAGGCTTGACCAGAAATGGCGCACTGGCGCGGTCCTTACGTGGCACATTACCGATGCATGGTCTGTTGAAACTTCGTACCAGTATACCCACAACAATTCAGAAAGCCCGCTGTACAGATACGACCAGTCCCTTGTTTCGCTTGGTGTTGCCTGGTCGTTCTAGGAACCGTCACAGTGCTATTGCCCTTTGCCCCAGACAGGGACAAAGAATCTATCGTGTCATCAGTTCCAAGGTAAGCTTCATGCACGACAAAAAAGGGCTTGTGGGAAACCACAAGCCCTTTTGCATAAAATCTGCGAGGAACAGGGACAAAAAAAGAGCCGCAGTAACAGCGGCTCTTTAAGCTTGAAGCCCGAGGCTTGCTGCAGCGCCCTAGCGGGCGCAGAGACGCTCTGCCGGGATAATAACAAAGTTGTGGGCCTTGAGTACTTCAATGGCCTGATCGACCTTGTCAAAGCGAAAGATCATGACGGCGCTTTCAGCTTCGCGCTGCACAAAGGCGTACATGTATTCCACGTTGATGCCGTTCTTGGAGACCGTCTGAAGAACGGAATCAAGGCCGCCGGGGTTGTCCGGAACTTCCACGGCCACAACGCTTGTGCGGCCAAGGGTAAACCCCTTTTCCTTCAAAACAACCTTGGCTTTATCATGGTCGCATACAATCATGCGCAGAATGCCGAAATCAGAAGTATCGGCCAGCGAGAGCGCGCGAATGTTGATGCCAGCCTCTGCCAGAGTATGCGTAACCTCGGCCAGACGGCCGGCCCGGTTTTCCAGAAAAACTGAAAGCTGTTCCGTTTTCATGACAAATCCTTATAGTTCAACGGGCGGTTCTATGCCTTGTGATTGGGATCGTCAGTAGACGTGGGCTGCTTTTTATCCTTGGGGGTTATGTCAATTTCATCCGGCTCGGTCGAAGAGCGGCGAAAGTTGCGGATTGCCCGACCCAGCCCACCACCGATTTCCGGCAGTTTGTTCGACCCGAAAACAAGCAGAACCACAACAAGTAAGAGCAATAATTCAGGCATGCTTACGCCGAACATGCGGGGAGCCTCCGTTGAGAGTTGGGCAATAATGCAAATTACACCCTAAAAGATAAGCCTTGCTAAACCCAAGGTCAAGGTGAAACCTGGAGCTGACCGGGTTGACGGCTCCATCCACGCGCCGCAGAGCGGCAAGTTGCATTGCTCTGCGGCCGGGGGCTTACTTGCCCATGGCGTTCATGAAATCCTTGTTGGATTTTGTCGCGCGCATTTTGTCCAGCAAAAATTCCATACTGTCGATGGAAGACATAGGGGCAAGAATCTTGCGCAGAATCCACACGCGGTTGAGCACATCGTCGGCCAGCAGCAGGTCTTCCTTGCGGGTGCCCGTGCGGTTGATGTCGATGGCGGGGAAAACGCGTTTTTCCGAAAGGTGGCGGTCGAGGTAGATTTCCATGTTGCCGGTACCTTTGAATTCTTCAAAGATAACTTCATCCATGCGGGAACCAGTGTCGATAAGCGCCGTAGCGATGATGGTGAGGCTGCCGCCTTCTTCAATATTGCGGGCCGCGCCAAAAAAGCGCTTGGGCCGTTGCAGGGCGTTGGCGTCAAGACCACCGGAGAGCACCCGGCCTGAAGAAGGGGTCACAGCGTTATACGCGCGCCCCAGGCGGGTGATGGAGTCGAGCAGGATGACAACATCGCGCTTGCGTTCCACAAGGCGCTTGGCTTTTTCAAGCACCATCTCGCATACCTGCACGTGGCGCTGCGGCGGTTCGTCAAAGGTGGAGCTGATAACCTCGGCCTTTTTGACTGTGCGCTCCATGTCGGTAACTTCTTCCGGGCGCTCGTCAATCAAAAGCACAATGAGGTAAACATCGGGGTTATTGGCATTGATGGCATTGGCCAGCGACTGCAGCAGGATTGTTTTACCCGTGCGCGGCGGGGCCACGATAAGGCCACGCTGTCCGCAGCCAATGGGCGCCATGATGTCGATAACGCGGTTGGAAAGATTCTTCTCGCCATTTTCCATGACGAGCTGGAGGTCAGGATAGATGGGCGTGAGGTTGTCAAAAAGAACAAGGTTCTTGGCGTGTTCCGGCGGTTCAAAGCCGATCTCGGTGACCTTGAGCAGGGCAAAGTAGCGTTCGCCCTCCTTGGGGGGGCGGATCTGGCCGGAAACTATATCACCCTTGCGCAAAGAAAACCGCCTGATCTGCGAGGGCGACACGTAGATGTCGTCCGGGCCGGGCATGTAGCTGCACAACGGCGACCGCAAAAAGCCAAAGCCATCGGGCAGAATTTCAAGAACGCCATCACCGTAAATGGCGCCGTTTTGTGAAGCACAGGTGGAAAGCAGAGCGAAAATGATCTCCTGCTTACGCATGGAACTGGCATTTTCAATTTCATACTGCTCAGCCAGCTCCATGAGTTCCTGCATGCTACGCGTCTTCAGCTCCGTGAGGCTCAAGGCGCTGTCGGTCAACAGTGTGGAAGTAGCTTTCTTTTTGCGCATAACAGTCCGATATTTTGATAAGACACAGGGTAACGCTTACAATATTTGCATATTGTAGCGTGGTAGGCGGATGATATTGGGAACAAAAAAGATGTGTGAAAATGCGATTAGCCCATCTTTTCTGTAATGGCAAGCAAAAAATACGTCGCTGTTCACAAAAATTTCGGTCAAGGGGTAAGCGGACTAGCTGGCAGTTTCTTCGGGTGCTGGCGGGGGCGCATAGATTTCAAGCAGTTCGTCGCGCACCTTGCCTTCTGCAATTTCCAGAACTTCTGACAATTCGCCGGTCACAAGGCCCATGGCCTGCTCCTGAAGCCGCCGTTCGCCAAAAGAAAGTTCCTTGCTGCGGCCAATAAGCAGCAGCTCGCGCAGCACTTCGGCCACAATTGCAAGGCTGGGGCTTTTGAGCCGCTCGGAATATTCGCGGAAGCGGCGGTTCCAGTTCTGGCCCGTGTACACAACCTTGCCCGAATCATTGCGGAGCGATTCAAGAATCGTGGCGGCCTCATCCTTGGGCGTGAGGGTGCGCAGGCCCACATGCGCGGCATTGTTTACCGGAACCATCAGCGTGACGTTGTTTGCCCGAATGCGCACAATATAGAGCTCACAGACAAGCCCCCCAACGGTTTTGCTGTCTATGCGTTCTATTTGGCCCACACCTTGGGCAGGATATACAACGAGATCGTCCGGAGTGAACATGATGCCACCAAAACGCCCCAAAAGGCGCAAATAAACGAGACCTGGAGCGATAGCTGGAAGTCGCGAATTAAATGAAGTATTGAAGAGTCGGAAACCGACTCTTCAAATATCCTAGTCCAAGAATGAGCAGGAGTCCAGTTGAAAAAGTATTTTGCTCATATTTGGGGCAATGGGCATTTGACCGGGCCAGCATGGCAGTGCGCAGGCACTGTTGCAGAGGGTTTACAGCATTGGCTCGATGCAAATTGATTGCAAAACCGACGGTTACAGAAAGCCATTATCAAAAGGCAGCACTGCACGGTACTGCTCAGGATGCCTTTCGCGCAGCGCGAACAGCGCTGTCGAGTCCTTTATCGGCAAAGGCAAACAATGTATCGGCGGCAAGTTCCATCGAATTTTCAATGTTTTTTGCATCTTCGCCTTCAGGTCGGCCCAGCACCCAGTTTGTCACGTCACCCTTGTGAGGGGGCCGACCAATCCCCATGCGCAAGCGGTAAAAATCTGGCGTTCCCAAAAGTTCTGTGATGGATTTCAGCCCATTATGCCCGGCATTACCCCCGCCAAGTTTGAAGCGAAGCTCCCCGGCGGGGATGTCCAGTTCGTCATGTACAACAACAAGATCGTGCGGCTTGAGTTTGTGCCAGGCGAGCAGCGGCTGCACGCACTGGCCGCTCAGGTTCATGAATGTCTGCGGTTTGGCCGCAAGCCACAAGCCCCCAAGCTTTGGCAGGCGCAAGCGCCATAATTCGCATGAAAATTTGCCGCCATTCTGCTGACTCGCTTCGCCGTCTCTGGCGGCGAGCTCAACCAGATAGGTCACAAAATCAAAACCGCAGTTATGACGTGTATGGTCGTATTTGGCGCCGGGATTGCCCAAGCCTACGATAACGCCTTTATAGTCCATTGTATGCCCCTCCGGGGGCGATTTTAGAGCAATTTCATTTTGAAATTGCTCTGGTGACTGCGAGAGCAGGCACTCGCCGTGAAGGTATAAGCGCAATTTACTTGCGCGTTAAATGCCGGAACCGG encodes:
- a CDS encoding CarD family transcriptional regulator; the protein is MFTPDDLVVYPAQGVGQIERIDSKTVGGLVCELYIVRIRANNVTLMVPVNNAAHVGLRTLTPKDEAATILESLRNDSGKVVYTGQNWNRRFREYSERLKSPSLAIVAEVLRELLLIGRSKELSFGERRLQEQAMGLVTGELSEVLEIAEGKVRDELLEIYAPPPAPEETAS
- the pth gene encoding aminoacyl-tRNA hydrolase, yielding MDYKGVIVGLGNPGAKYDHTRHNCGFDFVTYLVELAARDGEASQQNGGKFSCELWRLRLPKLGGLWLAAKPQTFMNLSGQCVQPLLAWHKLKPHDLVVVHDELDIPAGELRFKLGGGNAGHNGLKSITELLGTPDFYRLRMGIGRPPHKGDVTNWVLGRPEGEDAKNIENSMELAADTLFAFADKGLDSAVRAARKAS
- the rho gene encoding transcription termination factor Rho: MRKKKATSTLLTDSALSLTELKTRSMQELMELAEQYEIENASSMRKQEIIFALLSTCASQNGAIYGDGVLEILPDGFGFLRSPLCSYMPGPDDIYVSPSQIRRFSLRKGDIVSGQIRPPKEGERYFALLKVTEIGFEPPEHAKNLVLFDNLTPIYPDLQLVMENGEKNLSNRVIDIMAPIGCGQRGLIVAPPRTGKTILLQSLANAINANNPDVYLIVLLIDERPEEVTDMERTVKKAEVISSTFDEPPQRHVQVCEMVLEKAKRLVERKRDVVILLDSITRLGRAYNAVTPSSGRVLSGGLDANALQRPKRFFGAARNIEEGGSLTIIATALIDTGSRMDEVIFEEFKGTGNMEIYLDRHLSEKRVFPAIDINRTGTRKEDLLLADDVLNRVWILRKILAPMSSIDSMEFLLDKMRATKSNKDFMNAMGK